Within the Paenibacillus sp. AN1007 genome, the region TTGGCGCTTTTGTTCCGACGCCGACTCCCGTTCTTCACGTTCAGCCTTTAGTTCCAGGAAACGCGTATAATTCGCTTCATACCGGAACAATCGTCCGTGATCCAGTTCCAGCATGACATTGGCAACCCGATCCAGGAAGTACCGGTCATGCGTAATCATCAGCAGTGCACCGCGGCGCTTCTGCAGGTACTGCTCCAGCCAAACAACGGAATCATTATCGATATGGTTCGTCGGCTCATCCAGAATGAGCAGTTCACAAGGATGAATCAACGCCGAAGCAAGTGCAACCCTTTTTCGCTGTCCACCTGACAAAGTGCCCATAAGCGCATCGAATTGCTGTATGCCCAGCTTGGATAATATACTCTTCGCTTCACTTTCCATCTGCCAGAGCTGGAGATGCTCCATCTGTTGGTTCAGATGCATCAGGCGTTCATTCAGCGAGTTGTCCGAAGGGTGTAATTCCAGCAGCTCCATCGTTTCCGTGTATTCGCGTACCGTTTTCATCTCGGCACTATCACCCTCAAACACCTGCTGCAGCACCGTATTGTTCGGATTGAATTCCGGATTCTGCGCCAAAAACTGCACTCGCACATCATTACCAATCGAGATTTGTCCCTCATCTGCGGGCTCCAAACCTGCTATAACTCGCAAAAACGTGGATTTCCCGGTACCGTTCACACCCACTACGCCGATTTTATCCTGATCCGCCATACCAAAGGAAGCATCCTTAAACAGGATTTTCTCGCCATAACTTTTTGCAATCTGTTCTACCGTCATTATATTCATTGCCCGTTACCCACACTTCTCTATTATTTGAAATGCTCTGTCTCGCGTCTCCTAACTGCTTATACTCGCAGAAAGGAACGACATCCGTCTAAAAACAACGCCGCCGCAAAAGCGATTCGTTTGTTCAGATCCTGCTCATTAAAATCCGGATTCAGCATGATATCCATCTTCAGCCGATCCAGAATACCGATATACGCTTCTGCCAGCAGCACAGGCTCTGGGACGCCTGCACTTTCAAGAACCTTACATACCATGCTCATATAGTCGTTCATAAAAGCTTTCATAAACTTCATCAAATCCGGATCATTGTTGGGTGCCATAAAAAACAACTTGGTATGATTGCGGCGTTCATAATAATAAGTAAGATGTGTCTTTGCTATGGCGCCAAGTTTGTCGCCCGTATTCTCATGTGATTGCAGCGCATAGTCCAGACGGCTGATAAAGCTGTTGCAGTCCCGTTTGGATACCGCGACAAACAATTGTTCCTTGCTTTTAAAATATAAATAAATCGTGCCCTTTGCAATGCCAGCCTCATCCGCAATATCGGACATTTTGGTTTCGTAGAAACCCTTCGACCCGAAAATGCCATAAGCCGCATCCAAAATAGCCTCCGATTTGTCTCCCTGTACCATATTCAACCTGTATTCCCTCCCTATAGCGCGAAAATGATGCCTAACCCTATGGCCGTACATCCGCCGATCACAGAACTCAGTACGTTGACCAGATCATTACTCATCCAGGACCAGCCTCGAACCTGTTTTGTTGGCTCACCACAGTGTTCATGAACTTCGACCTCTCGTCCGCATACGGTGCAGCGATACATCTTCTGCACGGATGCACCAAGATAGGAATCCGCGAAAGCACCTGCCAGCCCGCTGATCAACCCAACCAGAATCCAGCCGAACCAGCCTGATTGTTCTATTCCGCTAAACCATGTGAAGACAAACGCCCCCGTACCAATCACAGCACCACCCAAGGCCGCTGCGAAGCTCCCTAACAGTGAAACTCCACCCGAGGCTCCCGGAGTCAACACTTTCCATGTAAGTACAGAACGAGGCGGCTTGCGGCTGAGACTTCCAATCTCCGTTGCCCAGGTGTCTGAGGTGACCGTTCCCATTACTCCGATAAAAGCATACAACCACGCCGGATGTGGAATAAACCAGTTAGCCAAACATAACAGCATCCCTATGCCGCCATTAGCCATAACTTGACCGGCATCCCGATTACCTGTCTTGGCATAAGACTTTTCCATCTCCTGCTTCCGATCTTTGCGAAACCGGGAAAGCAGCGTTGACGTGATGAAAAATAACAAAAGCGTGCCAAACCAGAGCAGATTGCCTGCCCCGTAATATATCGTACCCATCAAGATGGCTGCGGCACATCCAGACAGGGTTAGCGATTTTTTTGCATAAGCGGCCCCGGCCACCAGCGAAGCGCATACAGCGCCAATTATCCAATCCATAAACTCTCCTCCATGTGACACTCATACCGTGCACATGACGTTTTATATTTTTGAAAGTTAATTATACCACGGTTTGAGGCCAATGCCGAAACTGAACATGCAGCCAGGCCAAACCTTATATACTTTTAAGCTTCGCTTCAGGTTCACGGGTTACAATAAAGTTAGCTCATACAACCAGAACAGCTGCGATTCAGTTCGTACACAACGATAGAAACGAGGAACATGACGATGAATATGAAGAGAGTTTTTATACTGGGCACAATGATGATTACGATGTCTTTTGCCGGGTCTGCGTGGAGCAAAACAACCATCTCTCCCATTCCCGAGCCCAAATGGTCCATTGTTGATCTGAATAACAGCAGAGAGAATGAGGGCGACGAACTGCTTGCTGCACTGAACCAAGCTTCAGAGGAGGAACTGAAGGAGAAACTGTATCAAGGACACTCACTGCGAACGATTGCGGAGAGCAGCGGCGGGAATTACGCCAAAGCCATTGCCATTCAGATCAAACAGCTCCAGGCACAGCTGGATGAACGTCTTGCCAGCGGAAGCATCAGTTCCGAGCAGCACGCCCTTCAGTCCATGGAAATCGCAGGACTCATTACAGCCAGTGCAGATAAAGCCTATATCTAAGCAAGCCTTGGCTGGAATTATTTTTGAAATTGAGATTTTTCAAGGCAGCGCAATGCAAAAAGGAGCGTATTCACGCCCCCTCCGCTCACGTTAATCGATCCTGATATGAGTTTTTGCTTAACCCCTTGCAGGCGCTCTCGTTAATGGGTTACTCCGCTGCCTTGATTGTACATGCCCCTATCGGTTCTGAGCCCCATGACAGTTCAAGCACATCTCCAACCTGTGCGGCACCCACACCCTCGGGCGTACCCGTGAAAATAATATCTCCCGGCCCCAGGCCATAATGATGACCTACATAATCCACGATGTCCTGAAGGCTGAAAATCATATTAACTATATTGCCACGCTGAACCTGAACACCGTTCTTCGTCAGAGTAAAGTCCTTTTCGAGCAGCGCTGCTGCTCCGGGAAATGTCTGAAAAGATGTGACGGGCGCAGCGTTTTTAAATCCTTTCGCAGCCGTCCACGGGTGCCCTTTTTTCTTAATCACCGTCTGTACATCTCGCAGCGTAAAATCAATACCGAACGCATACGCATCCACCAGCTCATCTACCTGCACTCCGGACTCATAGTCCCGACCAATACGAATCACCAATTCAGTCTCATAATGAACCTCACCCTTGTCAGCTGGCAGTTCCAATGCTTCTCCGTTCAGAGGCACAACAGCATGAGAAGGTTTCATAAAAATCATCGGTTCTTCCGGTACTGCATTGCCAAGCTCCTCGGCATGAAGTTTATAATTGCGTCCTACACAATATACATTGCGAATATTAGTCAACATAGATCTGCAACCACCTTTACTGGATTCAATGTTTCGTCTTGTGCTGCGCTTGGGTTAAGGTCTGAAAAAGCGGCTGCTCGTCTCCTGGAATGCCTCTTCCCAAACATCAGGCCGATTCGTACAAATCATTACGTCTGGATCAATGGCAGCCAGCTTCTTCATAACTGCTTTGTCATCCACTGTCCAGGCCATCACTCGAATGCCTGCAGCATTCATTTCGCTCATGAGCGCTTTGTCCACATTGGTGTACCCGAGTGAGAGGAATGTGCAGTGCATTTGTTTCAGTGCTGCAAGCAGATCAGCAGGTTTAGCATCAATGATGAGGCCCGTTTGCAATTCCGGGGCAAGCTTCTTCACCTC harbors:
- a CDS encoding TetR/AcrR family transcriptional regulator, whose amino-acid sequence is MNMVQGDKSEAILDAAYGIFGSKGFYETKMSDIADEAGIAKGTIYLYFKSKEQLFVAVSKRDCNSFISRLDYALQSHENTGDKLGAIAKTHLTYYYERRNHTKLFFMAPNNDPDLMKFMKAFMNDYMSMVCKVLESAGVPEPVLLAEAYIGILDRLKMDIMLNPDFNEQDLNKRIAFAAALFLDGCRSFLRV
- a CDS encoding DUF92 domain-containing protein, translating into MDWIIGAVCASLVAGAAYAKKSLTLSGCAAAILMGTIYYGAGNLLWFGTLLLFFITSTLLSRFRKDRKQEMEKSYAKTGNRDAGQVMANGGIGMLLCLANWFIPHPAWLYAFIGVMGTVTSDTWATEIGSLSRKPPRSVLTWKVLTPGASGGVSLLGSFAAALGGAVIGTGAFVFTWFSGIEQSGWFGWILVGLISGLAGAFADSYLGASVQKMYRCTVCGREVEVHEHCGEPTKQVRGWSWMSNDLVNVLSSVIGGCTAIGLGIIFAL
- a CDS encoding fumarylacetoacetate hydrolase family protein, translated to MLTNIRNVYCVGRNYKLHAEELGNAVPEEPMIFMKPSHAVVPLNGEALELPADKGEVHYETELVIRIGRDYESGVQVDELVDAYAFGIDFTLRDVQTVIKKKGHPWTAAKGFKNAAPVTSFQTFPGAAALLEKDFTLTKNGVQVQRGNIVNMIFSLQDIVDYVGHHYGLGPGDIIFTGTPEGVGAAQVGDVLELSWGSEPIGACTIKAAE